In a single window of the Streptomyces sp. NBC_00285 genome:
- a CDS encoding DUF6542 domain-containing protein, whose amino-acid sequence MEQHRTRPPHNGTRRGAPGVPAAPLPAQARGELRPPVARRPAPPMARTLRRLPDPRLTGLGGGLFCMTVMFVLGCLISLLLGPSLTVYSVLFLPVCVLTAVWIRRADLLTAPIVVPIAFAVGLLPVADSGDGTSGRLMGLFTALATQAGWLYAGTLATGLIALVRRICLVRRRTR is encoded by the coding sequence GTGGAGCAACACAGGACCCGCCCCCCGCACAACGGAACACGACGTGGAGCACCGGGAGTACCGGCAGCGCCGCTGCCCGCGCAGGCCCGCGGTGAGCTGAGGCCACCGGTGGCCCGCCGCCCCGCGCCTCCCATGGCCCGGACGCTGCGCAGACTGCCCGATCCCCGGCTCACCGGACTCGGCGGTGGGCTGTTCTGCATGACGGTGATGTTCGTGCTCGGCTGTCTGATCTCGCTGCTGCTCGGCCCCTCGCTGACGGTGTACAGCGTGCTGTTCCTGCCCGTGTGCGTGCTGACGGCGGTCTGGATCCGCCGGGCCGACCTGCTGACCGCACCCATCGTCGTCCCGATCGCCTTCGCGGTCGGCCTGCTCCCCGTCGCCGACTCCGGCGACGGCACGTCGGGTCGCCTGATGGGCCTGTTCACCGCCCTCGCCACCCAGGCGGGCTGGCTCTACGCCGGCACCCTGGCCACCGGCCTCATCGCACTGGTCCGCCGGATCTGCCTGGTACGACGCCGCACCCGCTGA
- the ppgK gene encoding polyphosphate--glucose phosphotransferase, translating to MQIFGLDIGGSGIKGAPVDLDKGDLTLERHKVLTPHPATPDSVADGVKQVVEHFQWTGPVGLTFPGVVTGGSHIRTAANVDKSWIDTDARTLFSERLGGLPVTVVNDADAAGVAEMSFGAGKDRKGTVILLTLGTGIGSAVFVDGVLVPNTELGHLELHGHDAEKRASSKAREDEELTWEHWARRVQKYLAHVEMLFSPELFIIGGGVSRKSEKFLPHIEGIKAEIVPAQLQNNAGIVGAAMRAVQA from the coding sequence ATGCAGATCTTCGGCTTGGACATCGGCGGATCCGGGATCAAGGGCGCCCCTGTGGACCTGGACAAGGGCGACCTGACCCTGGAGCGCCACAAGGTGCTCACCCCGCACCCGGCGACGCCCGACAGCGTCGCCGACGGGGTGAAGCAGGTCGTGGAGCACTTCCAGTGGACGGGACCGGTCGGACTGACCTTCCCGGGCGTGGTCACCGGCGGATCGCACATCCGCACGGCGGCCAACGTCGACAAGAGCTGGATCGACACCGACGCGCGCACGCTGTTCAGCGAGCGGCTCGGCGGGCTCCCCGTGACCGTGGTCAACGACGCGGACGCGGCGGGCGTCGCCGAGATGAGCTTCGGCGCGGGCAAGGACCGCAAGGGCACGGTCATCCTGCTCACCCTCGGCACCGGCATCGGCAGCGCGGTCTTCGTCGACGGCGTCCTGGTCCCCAACACCGAACTGGGTCACCTCGAACTCCACGGTCACGACGCCGAGAAGCGGGCCTCCAGCAAGGCCCGGGAGGACGAGGAGCTGACGTGGGAGCACTGGGCCCGGCGCGTCCAGAAGTACCTCGCCCACGTGGAGATGCTGTTCTCGCCCGAGCTGTTCATCATCGGCGGCGGCGTCAGCCGTAAGTCCGAGAAGTTCCTGCCCCACATCGAGGGCATCAAGGCCGAGATCGTCCCGGCGCAGTTGCAGAACAACGCGGGGATCGTGGGAGCGGCGATGCGGGCGGTCCAGGCGTAG
- the ychF gene encoding redox-regulated ATPase YchF, with protein MSLTIGIVGLPNVGKSTMFNALTKNDVLAANYPFATIEPNVGVVGVPDARLAKLAEIFSSQKILPATVDFVDIAGIVKGASEGEGLGNKFLANIRESDAICQVIRAFQDENVVHVDGKVSPKDDIETINTELILADLQTIEKVLPRLQRESRIKKDIGPKVAAVEAAKEILEKGDTLFSAGIVQGSGNEELLHDLHLLTTKPFLYVFNVDEDELVDEDFKTEQRALVAPAEAIFLNAKLEADLAELDDEEAMELLESVGVEEPGMATLARVGFATLGLQTYLTAGPKESRAWTIKKGATAPEAAGVIHTDFQKGFIKAEVISFDDLVETGSVAEARAKGKARMEGKEYVMQDGDVVEFRFNN; from the coding sequence GTGTCGCTCACGATCGGAATCGTCGGTCTGCCGAATGTCGGCAAGTCGACCATGTTCAACGCCCTGACCAAGAACGACGTGCTGGCGGCCAACTACCCGTTCGCCACGATCGAGCCGAACGTCGGCGTGGTCGGTGTCCCGGACGCGCGCCTGGCGAAACTGGCCGAGATCTTCTCCTCCCAGAAGATCCTTCCGGCGACCGTCGACTTCGTCGACATCGCGGGCATCGTGAAGGGCGCCTCGGAGGGTGAGGGCCTGGGCAACAAGTTCCTCGCGAACATCCGTGAGTCCGACGCGATCTGCCAGGTCATCCGCGCCTTCCAGGACGAGAACGTCGTGCATGTCGACGGCAAGGTCTCGCCGAAGGACGACATCGAGACGATCAACACCGAGCTGATCCTCGCGGACCTCCAGACGATCGAGAAGGTCCTGCCGCGCCTCCAGCGGGAGTCGCGCATCAAGAAGGACATCGGCCCGAAGGTCGCCGCGGTCGAGGCGGCGAAGGAGATCCTGGAGAAGGGCGACACCCTGTTCTCCGCGGGCATCGTCCAGGGCTCCGGCAACGAGGAACTCCTGCACGACCTGCACCTCCTCACCACCAAGCCCTTCCTCTACGTCTTCAACGTCGACGAGGACGAACTGGTCGACGAGGACTTCAAGACCGAGCAGCGCGCCCTGGTCGCCCCCGCCGAGGCGATCTTCCTCAACGCCAAGCTGGAGGCGGACCTCGCCGAGCTCGACGACGAGGAGGCGATGGAGCTCCTGGAGTCGGTCGGCGTCGAGGAGCCCGGCATGGCCACCCTGGCCCGCGTCGGCTTCGCCACCCTCGGCCTGCAGACCTACCTCACGGCCGGCCCCAAGGAATCCCGCGCCTGGACCATCAAGAAGGGCGCCACCGCCCCCGAGGCCGCCGGAGTCATCCACACCGACTTCCAGAAGGGCTTCATCAAGGCGGAGGTCATCTCCTTCGACGACCTGGTCGAGACGGGATCGGTGGCGGAGGCCCGCGCGAAGGGCAAGGCGCGGATGGAGGGCAAGGAGTATGTGATGCAGGACGGGGACGTGGTGGAGTTCAGGTTCAACAACTGA